A window from Halomicrobium urmianum encodes these proteins:
- a CDS encoding GNAT family N-acetyltransferase, translating to MDVRAAEADDSGRIRRIAEQSFQTSYSLSPDQIETIVAAVLSEDAVRERVEGDANRIRVAEEEGEVLGFADVEVGDHAILRWLHVEPGHRGQGAGTALVEDARDVAAEGDSALIGTVLAEDPEGDQFCEQFGYERGEKVEIEFAEESFHAYVYRHPDPAAPVADDEPVDVPDTVTVDGRERTVDADDDVPGTDGPFFRTYEDPADEDAYGYFCSNCGSVEIGSDSLGRLECEECGNKHLADQWDAAYL from the coding sequence ATGGACGTCAGAGCGGCCGAGGCGGACGACTCCGGGCGGATCAGGCGGATCGCCGAGCAGTCCTTCCAGACTTCCTACTCGCTGTCCCCGGACCAGATCGAGACGATCGTGGCCGCGGTGCTCTCCGAGGACGCAGTCCGCGAGCGGGTCGAGGGCGACGCGAACCGGATACGCGTCGCCGAAGAGGAGGGCGAGGTGCTCGGGTTCGCCGACGTCGAGGTCGGCGACCACGCGATCCTCCGGTGGCTCCACGTCGAACCGGGCCACCGCGGACAGGGCGCCGGCACCGCGCTCGTCGAGGACGCCCGCGACGTCGCGGCCGAGGGCGACAGCGCGCTGATCGGCACCGTCCTCGCTGAGGACCCCGAGGGCGACCAGTTCTGCGAGCAGTTCGGCTACGAGCGCGGCGAGAAGGTCGAGATCGAGTTCGCCGAGGAGTCCTTCCACGCGTACGTCTACAGGCACCCGGACCCAGCGGCCCCCGTCGCCGACGACGAACCCGTCGACGTCCCCGACACGGTGACGGTGGACGGCCGAGAGCGGACCGTCGACGCCGACGACGACGTGCCGGGGACGGACGGTCCCTTCTTCCGGACGTACGAGGACCCGGCGGACGAGGACGCCTACGGCTACTTCTGTTCGAACTGCGGGAGCGTCGAGATCGGGTCCGACTCGCTGGGACGCCTCGAGTGCGAGGAGTGCGGGAACAAGCACCTCGCAGACCAGTGGGACGCGGCCTACCTCTAA
- a CDS encoding SHOCT domain-containing protein, with amino-acid sequence MALRTLTKYALLGLALLVAVSAVLSVVGMVLSAVWMALVGVAALVGMAVLGYVGYRVARWALSDGGPATETVPGTDLGRATTTETSDDPVDRLQQQYAEGKLTEAEFERKLERAMDDREPDPIDRELERERR; translated from the coding sequence ATGGCCCTCCGCACGCTGACGAAGTATGCCCTGCTCGGACTCGCCCTGCTCGTGGCCGTCAGCGCCGTGCTCTCGGTCGTCGGGATGGTCCTGAGCGCCGTCTGGATGGCCCTGGTCGGCGTCGCGGCCCTCGTCGGCATGGCCGTCCTCGGCTACGTCGGGTACCGGGTCGCCAGGTGGGCGTTGAGCGACGGCGGACCAGCGACCGAGACCGTTCCGGGCACCGACCTCGGTCGCGCCACGACCACCGAGACGTCCGACGACCCCGTCGACAGGCTCCAGCAGCAGTACGCCGAGGGCAAGCTGACCGAGGCGGAGTTCGAGCGCAAACTGGAGCGAGCGATGGACGACCGCGAACCCGATCCGATCGACCGGGAACTGGAACGGGAGCGGCGGTAA
- the gfo6 gene encoding D-xylose 1-dehydrogenase Gfo6: MDLEGHFDDFERRDWEEDAEGTVRFAMVGLGWWTREYAVPATNESDICETTVVVSSSTEKAEDFAAEVDTVEAALTYDEFQDGEAAEHYDAVYVATPNALHLPYVEAAAESGKDVLLEKPMEASSERAEQIVEAVDAADDVTLMVAYRMHTDPAVRRMRELVESGFIGEPAHVHGHMGQPLLEMIPDPDQWRLDPDLAGPGASVTDLGIYPINTTRFVLDSAPQSVQAATYSGAEGFEDVPDERAAFTITYEGNVLASMTASQNVHKNGFLRITGTEGELLLEPAFLGPSDLTVSRGDVEADLTLPEWGEKQQMNEEFEYFANHLLTDRQPPGDAEHGLVDMRAIEAVFESAERGERIDL, from the coding sequence ATGGATCTGGAAGGCCACTTCGACGACTTCGAGCGCCGCGACTGGGAGGAGGACGCCGAGGGCACCGTCCGCTTCGCGATGGTCGGGCTGGGCTGGTGGACCCGGGAGTACGCCGTGCCCGCGACCAACGAGTCGGACATCTGCGAGACGACGGTAGTCGTCAGCAGCTCCACGGAGAAGGCCGAGGACTTCGCCGCGGAGGTCGACACCGTCGAGGCCGCGCTGACCTACGACGAGTTCCAAGACGGCGAGGCCGCGGAGCACTACGACGCCGTCTACGTCGCCACGCCGAACGCGCTGCACCTGCCCTACGTCGAGGCGGCCGCCGAGTCCGGCAAGGACGTGCTCCTGGAGAAGCCCATGGAGGCGTCTTCGGAGCGCGCCGAGCAGATCGTCGAGGCCGTCGACGCCGCCGACGACGTCACGCTGATGGTGGCCTACCGGATGCACACCGACCCGGCCGTCCGCCGGATGCGCGAACTCGTCGAGTCGGGCTTCATCGGCGAGCCTGCCCACGTCCACGGGCACATGGGCCAGCCCCTGCTGGAGATGATCCCCGATCCCGACCAGTGGCGCCTCGACCCCGACCTGGCCGGGCCGGGCGCGTCCGTCACCGACCTGGGCATCTACCCGATCAACACGACGCGGTTCGTGCTTGACAGCGCCCCCCAGTCCGTCCAGGCGGCCACCTACTCCGGTGCCGAGGGCTTCGAGGACGTCCCCGATGAGCGGGCCGCGTTCACGATCACCTACGAGGGCAACGTACTGGCGTCGATGACCGCCAGCCAGAACGTCCACAAGAACGGCTTCCTCCGGATCACCGGCACCGAGGGGGAACTCCTGCTGGAGCCCGCCTTCCTCGGGCCCTCTGACCTGACCGTCTCCCGCGGCGACGTCGAAGCGGACCTGACCCTCCCCGAGTGGGGCGAGAAGCAGCAGATGAACGAGGAGTTCGAGTACTTTGCCAACCACCTGCTCACCGACCGCCAGCCGCCGGGCGACGCCGAGCACGGCCTCGTCGACATGCGCGCCATCGAGGCCGTCTTCGAGTCCGCCGAGCGCGGCGAGCGGATCGACCTCTGA
- a CDS encoding mandelate racemase/muconate lactonizing enzyme family protein — protein MGNDINYADLHDPNAEYTMRELSSDTMGVDIERGGGRDVEITDVQTTMVDGNFPWTLVRVYTDAGVVGTGEAYWGAGVPELIERMKPFVIGENPLDIDRLYEHLIQKMSGEGSVEGVTVTAIAGIEVALHDLAGKILEVPAYQLLGGKYRDHMRVYCDCHTEEEADPEACADEARRVVDELGYDALKFDLDVPSGLEKDRANRHLRPGEIRHKAEIVEKVTEEVKDEADVAFDCHWTFSGGSAQRLAEAVEDYDVWWLEDPVPPENLEVQKEVTDSTTTPITVGENRYRVTEERRLIEEQAVDIIAPDMPKVGGMRETRKIADVANQYYVPVAMHNVSSPVATMASAHVGAAIPNSLAVEYHSYELGWWSDLVEETVIEDGYIEIPEEPGLGVTLDLDAVEEHMVDGETLFDPA, from the coding sequence ATGGGGAACGACATCAACTACGCCGATCTTCACGATCCCAACGCGGAGTACACGATGCGAGAGCTGTCCTCTGACACCATGGGCGTCGATATCGAGCGCGGCGGCGGCCGCGACGTCGAGATCACCGACGTCCAGACCACCATGGTCGACGGGAACTTCCCGTGGACGCTCGTCCGCGTCTACACCGACGCCGGCGTCGTGGGCACGGGCGAGGCCTACTGGGGGGCCGGGGTGCCGGAACTCATCGAGCGGATGAAGCCGTTCGTCATCGGCGAGAACCCGCTGGACATCGACCGCCTCTACGAGCACCTGATCCAGAAGATGTCCGGCGAGGGCAGCGTCGAGGGCGTCACGGTCACCGCCATCGCCGGCATCGAGGTCGCGCTGCACGACCTCGCCGGCAAGATCCTCGAAGTACCCGCCTACCAGCTGCTGGGCGGCAAGTACCGCGATCACATGCGCGTGTACTGCGACTGCCACACCGAGGAGGAGGCCGACCCCGAGGCCTGCGCCGACGAGGCCCGCCGCGTCGTCGACGAACTGGGCTACGACGCCCTGAAGTTCGACCTCGACGTCCCCTCCGGCCTGGAGAAGGACCGCGCCAACCGTCACCTCCGGCCCGGCGAGATCCGCCACAAGGCCGAGATCGTCGAGAAGGTCACCGAGGAGGTCAAGGACGAGGCCGACGTCGCCTTCGACTGCCACTGGACTTTCTCCGGCGGCTCCGCCCAGCGCTTGGCCGAGGCCGTCGAGGACTACGACGTCTGGTGGCTCGAGGACCCCGTCCCGCCGGAGAACCTCGAGGTCCAGAAGGAGGTCACCGACTCGACGACCACACCGATCACCGTCGGCGAAAACCGCTACCGCGTCACCGAGGAGCGCCGCCTGATCGAGGAGCAGGCCGTCGACATCATCGCGCCGGACATGCCCAAGGTGGGCGGCATGCGCGAGACCCGCAAGATCGCCGACGTCGCCAACCAGTACTACGTCCCCGTCGCGATGCACAACGTCTCCTCGCCCGTCGCGACGATGGCCAGCGCCCACGTCGGCGCCGCCATCCCCAACTCCCTCGCCGTCGAGTACCACAGCTACGAACTCGGCTGGTGGAGCGACCTGGTCGAGGAGACGGTCATCGAGGACGGCTACATCGAGATCCCCGAGGAGCCCGGCCTCGGCGTCACGCTCGACCTCGACGCCGTCGAGGAGCACATGGTCGACGGCGAGACGCTGTTCGATCCGGCGTAA
- a CDS encoding methyl-accepting chemotaxis protein, giving the protein MTPENPHRRSLAAGIAAQVAHGCYQALVAAAAPAGLHAPLSLVGLAGALVAGAYSLFSLDRRFEALVAERDRYRAERDEARSRRDELAAELESVRGDPSAAREQSMPQEPVATTDGGVATADPPTTDELQEYLREYGTVLEAAADGQLGRRMDEDAPDPALADLAAAFNEMAGAFQQTVDAADEFSGDVADSSEQVAGATQAVTEASESVAGTIQEIADVFAEQHEQISRISDEMSEMSATVEEIAASADQVSKRADRTEERTEEGIEAGREASEAMAETADRTGEVVATDEDLTERMDEVGEIVDLIDDIAEQTNILALNASIEAAHASSGAENNGFGVVADEVKSLAEETKEATDQIEDRIGAIQERTDEAAAEICEMRDSVEHGRETVGEALAALESIAEHVEDTARGVEEISEATDDQAASSEEVASIAEQVVETSRENVDEAEHVAAVAEEQNLALGEMDVEARTLSMRAEQLSALFDEYDAGGEYSRN; this is encoded by the coding sequence ATGACCCCCGAGAACCCCCACAGACGGAGTCTGGCCGCGGGAATCGCCGCCCAGGTCGCCCACGGCTGTTACCAGGCTCTGGTCGCGGCCGCCGCGCCGGCCGGACTGCACGCTCCGCTGTCCCTGGTCGGCCTCGCCGGGGCGCTGGTCGCGGGCGCGTACTCGTTGTTCTCCCTCGACAGGCGCTTCGAGGCACTGGTGGCCGAGCGCGACCGGTACCGGGCGGAGCGGGACGAGGCCCGGAGCCGCCGGGACGAGCTGGCCGCGGAACTCGAATCGGTCCGCGGCGACCCGTCGGCGGCCCGCGAGCAGTCGATGCCGCAGGAGCCCGTCGCGACGACCGACGGCGGCGTCGCGACCGCGGACCCGCCGACGACCGACGAACTGCAGGAGTACCTCCGGGAGTACGGCACCGTCCTCGAAGCGGCCGCCGACGGTCAGCTGGGCCGGCGGATGGACGAGGACGCGCCGGACCCGGCGCTGGCCGACCTCGCCGCGGCGTTCAACGAGATGGCGGGCGCTTTCCAGCAGACCGTCGACGCCGCCGACGAGTTCTCCGGGGACGTCGCCGACTCCAGCGAGCAGGTCGCCGGCGCCACGCAGGCGGTCACAGAGGCCAGCGAGAGCGTCGCCGGGACCATCCAGGAGATCGCCGACGTCTTCGCCGAACAGCACGAGCAGATCTCCCGGATCAGCGACGAGATGTCGGAGATGTCCGCCACGGTCGAGGAGATCGCCGCCTCGGCCGACCAGGTCTCGAAGCGGGCCGACAGGACCGAGGAGCGGACCGAGGAGGGGATCGAGGCCGGCCGCGAGGCCAGTGAGGCGATGGCCGAGACGGCCGACCGGACCGGGGAGGTCGTGGCGACCGACGAGGACCTTACCGAGCGGATGGACGAGGTCGGCGAGATCGTCGACCTGATCGACGACATCGCGGAGCAGACCAACATCCTCGCGCTGAACGCCTCGATCGAGGCCGCCCACGCTTCGTCGGGGGCCGAGAACAACGGCTTCGGCGTCGTCGCCGACGAGGTGAAGTCGCTGGCCGAGGAGACCAAGGAGGCCACCGACCAGATCGAGGACCGCATCGGTGCGATCCAGGAGCGGACCGACGAGGCCGCCGCCGAGATCTGCGAGATGCGCGACTCCGTCGAGCACGGCCGGGAGACCGTCGGGGAGGCCCTTGCGGCCCTGGAGTCGATCGCGGAGCACGTCGAGGACACGGCCCGCGGCGTCGAGGAGATCAGCGAGGCGACCGACGATCAGGCCGCCTCCTCGGAGGAGGTCGCCTCCATCGCCGAGCAGGTCGTCGAGACGTCGCGCGAGAACGTCGACGAGGCCGAACACGTCGCGGCCGTCGCCGAGGAACAGAACCTCGCACTCGGCGAGATGGACGTCGAGGCCCGGACCCTCTCGATGCGGGCCGAACAGCTCTCCGCGCTGTTCGACGAGTACGACGCCGGCGGGGAGTACAGTAGAAATTAA
- a CDS encoding sugar phosphate isomerase/epimerase family protein, producing the protein MDVGVLTVPLGDQPIDEALAYLDDIGVDAVELGCGGFVGDDHLPRDEYLDDEDAQADLLETVEEHDMWISAIATHNNPIHPDEERAQEADTELREAIELAGQLGVDAVTCFSGLPAGSEAGEVPNWITAPWPNEHSEALEYQWEEVAIPYWSEIAEHAEEHGVDVAIEMHPNMLVYEPRSMLRLREATNERIGANFDPSHLYWQGIDVTDAIRLLGEEDAIHHFHAKDTKVYDANAREKGVLDTAPYTDEPNRSWLFRSIGYGHDEGHWKDVVSTLRMVDYDGALSIEHEDSLTSSNEGLEKAVDVLSRAVFETTPGEAYWA; encoded by the coding sequence ATGGACGTAGGTGTCCTCACCGTTCCGCTCGGCGACCAGCCCATCGACGAAGCGCTCGCGTACCTCGACGACATCGGCGTCGACGCCGTGGAACTGGGGTGTGGCGGCTTCGTCGGCGACGACCACCTGCCGCGCGACGAGTACCTCGACGACGAGGACGCGCAAGCGGACCTCCTCGAGACCGTCGAGGAGCACGACATGTGGATCAGCGCGATCGCGACGCACAACAACCCGATCCACCCCGACGAGGAGCGGGCGCAAGAGGCCGACACCGAACTGCGCGAGGCCATCGAACTGGCCGGCCAGCTCGGCGTCGACGCGGTCACCTGCTTCTCGGGCCTGCCCGCCGGCAGCGAGGCCGGCGAGGTCCCCAACTGGATCACCGCTCCGTGGCCCAACGAGCACAGCGAGGCTCTGGAGTACCAGTGGGAAGAGGTCGCGATCCCCTACTGGTCGGAGATCGCCGAGCACGCCGAGGAGCACGGCGTTGACGTCGCCATCGAGATGCACCCCAACATGCTCGTCTACGAGCCCCGCAGCATGCTGCGGCTCCGCGAGGCCACCAACGAGCGCATCGGAGCCAACTTCGACCCCTCACACCTCTACTGGCAGGGCATCGACGTCACCGACGCGATCCGCCTGCTCGGCGAGGAGGACGCCATCCACCACTTCCACGCCAAGGACACCAAGGTGTACGACGCCAACGCCCGCGAGAAGGGCGTCCTCGACACGGCGCCGTACACCGACGAGCCGAACCGCTCGTGGCTGTTCCGCTCCATCGGCTACGGCCACGACGAGGGCCACTGGAAGGACGTCGTCTCGACGCTGCGGATGGTCGACTACGACGGCGCGCTGTCCATCGAGCACGAGGACTCGCTGACCTCCTCGAACGAGGGCCTGGAGAAGGCCGTCGACGTGCTCTCCCGGGCCGTCTTCGAGACCACGCCCGGCGAAGCCTACTGGGCGTAA
- a CDS encoding AMP-binding protein, whose product MSEHGPQRWVGNWSGRRAALTPDWVGLVDAATGAEYTYADLDRRANRTARLLAEYGVTAPDAREERAAADHEPGSVTVLARNRPEYVDLFFATGKTGGVLAPLSYRLAPPELAALLDDVDPSLLVVEEPFADGVVEALELADVDPPALTLTTNGVATWEPYGDALPEADAAYDGPDLAPGDPHLLLHTGGSTGTPKETEICHEAVVWNSLNTITAWGLRPDDVTPMVFPMFHTGGWNVLTLPVFHMGGTVVIDRAFEPGAVLRLIEERSATVLVAVPTVLRAMTEHDRWAETDLSSLRLAKSGGGPCREAVMRAWWDRGVDLSQGYGLTECGPNNFAMPEGWDREKADTVGVPAMHVDARVVDDEGGELDPGAVGELELRSPHSATCYRGRDEETAATFGDEAAGGDGPRTGGAWLSTGDLARIDDDGYVSVEGRKSDMFVSGGENVYPAEVEDAVAAHPGVGEVVVVPVDDEQWGQVGTAVVEPVADPDAEPPSADDLAEFLDDRLAGYKRPRRVAVVDELPKSGPAKVDREAVEREFGG is encoded by the coding sequence ATGTCTGAGCACGGTCCCCAGCGCTGGGTCGGGAACTGGAGCGGCCGGCGAGCGGCGCTGACCCCCGACTGGGTCGGCCTGGTCGACGCCGCGACCGGCGCGGAGTACACCTACGCCGACCTCGACCGTCGGGCGAACCGGACCGCCCGGCTGCTGGCCGAGTACGGGGTGACGGCCCCAGACGCTCGTGAGGAGCGCGCGGCAGCGGACCACGAACCCGGGAGCGTGACCGTGCTCGCACGGAACCGTCCGGAGTACGTCGACCTCTTCTTCGCCACGGGGAAGACCGGCGGCGTCCTCGCGCCGCTGTCCTACCGGCTCGCGCCGCCCGAACTCGCCGCCCTGCTGGACGACGTTGACCCGTCGTTGCTCGTGGTCGAGGAGCCGTTCGCCGACGGGGTCGTCGAGGCGCTCGAACTGGCCGACGTCGATCCACCCGCGCTGACGCTGACGACGAACGGCGTCGCGACGTGGGAGCCCTACGGGGACGCCCTCCCGGAGGCGGACGCCGCCTACGACGGTCCGGACCTCGCGCCGGGCGACCCCCACCTCCTGTTGCACACCGGCGGGTCAACGGGCACGCCGAAGGAGACGGAGATCTGCCACGAGGCGGTCGTCTGGAACTCGCTGAACACCATCACGGCGTGGGGGCTACGGCCGGACGACGTCACGCCGATGGTGTTCCCGATGTTCCACACTGGCGGGTGGAACGTGCTGACGCTCCCCGTCTTCCACATGGGCGGGACCGTCGTGATCGACCGGGCGTTCGAGCCCGGCGCGGTGCTCCGGCTGATCGAGGAGCGGTCGGCCACCGTCCTCGTGGCGGTGCCGACCGTCCTGCGGGCGATGACCGAGCACGACCGCTGGGCGGAGACCGACCTCTCCTCGCTGCGCCTCGCAAAGTCCGGTGGCGGTCCCTGCCGCGAGGCCGTCATGCGGGCCTGGTGGGACCGCGGCGTCGACCTCTCGCAGGGCTACGGGCTCACGGAGTGCGGCCCCAACAACTTCGCCATGCCGGAGGGGTGGGACCGCGAGAAGGCCGACACCGTCGGCGTCCCCGCGATGCACGTCGACGCCCGCGTCGTCGACGACGAGGGCGGGGAGCTCGATCCGGGCGCGGTGGGCGAACTCGAGCTGCGCTCGCCCCACTCGGCGACGTGCTACCGGGGGCGCGACGAGGAAACGGCGGCGACGTTCGGCGACGAGGCCGCCGGCGGCGACGGCCCCCGCACCGGCGGCGCGTGGCTCTCGACGGGCGACCTGGCGCGCATCGACGACGACGGGTACGTTAGCGTCGAGGGTCGCAAGTCCGACATGTTCGTCAGCGGCGGCGAGAACGTCTACCCCGCCGAGGTCGAGGACGCCGTCGCAGCCCACCCCGGCGTCGGCGAGGTTGTCGTGGTCCCCGTCGACGACGAGCAGTGGGGTCAGGTCGGAACGGCCGTCGTCGAGCCAGTGGCGGACCCCGACGCGGAGCCCCCGAGCGCCGACGACCTGGCCGAGTTCCTCGACGACCGGCTGGCCGGGTACAAGCGCCCGCGTCGCGTCGCGGTCGTGGACGAACTCCCGAAGAGCGGGCCGGCCAAGGTCGACCGCGAGGCCGTCGAGCGCGAGTTCGGCGGTTGA
- a CDS encoding alpha/beta fold hydrolase: MHFTSNDGVRASSRGWARRERPDGVRLRYETAGPDDATAVAFVEGLGYGTWMWGWQRPALAESYRTVVWDNRGTGESDEPEGPYTTEEMAGDMAAVLDDAGVDRAHLVGASLGGMIALQYALDYDGAASLSLLCTSAGGDEAVPMPDDARARVFDVPRGLDRVESIRYRMRPAFTDDFWDANPEVIDRIVDRRLETDPSDRAYEWQAAAATSFDATDRLDEVDVPALVLHGTDDRVVPVENGRLLADGLPDARLETVAGGSHLFFVERNELVNERLLSFLDDV, translated from the coding sequence ATGCACTTCACCAGCAACGACGGGGTCCGTGCGAGTTCACGCGGCTGGGCCCGTCGAGAGCGGCCCGACGGGGTTCGACTCCGCTACGAGACGGCGGGTCCAGACGACGCCACGGCGGTGGCGTTCGTCGAGGGACTCGGCTACGGCACCTGGATGTGGGGCTGGCAGCGCCCCGCGCTCGCCGAGTCGTATCGGACAGTGGTCTGGGACAACCGCGGCACCGGCGAGTCGGACGAACCGGAGGGGCCGTACACGACGGAGGAGATGGCCGGCGACATGGCGGCGGTCCTCGACGACGCCGGGGTGGACCGCGCGCACCTCGTCGGCGCGAGCCTCGGCGGGATGATCGCCCTCCAGTACGCGCTGGACTACGACGGCGCCGCGTCGCTCTCGCTGCTGTGTACCTCGGCCGGCGGCGACGAGGCCGTCCCGATGCCGGACGACGCGCGGGCACGCGTGTTCGACGTCCCCCGTGGCCTCGACCGGGTGGAGTCGATCCGGTACAGGATGCGGCCGGCGTTTACGGACGACTTCTGGGACGCGAACCCCGAAGTGATCGACCGCATCGTCGACCGGCGCCTGGAGACGGATCCCTCCGATCGGGCCTACGAGTGGCAGGCCGCGGCGGCGACGTCGTTCGACGCGACCGACCGCCTCGACGAGGTCGACGTCCCCGCGCTCGTCCTCCACGGCACCGACGACCGCGTCGTGCCCGTCGAGAACGGCCGGCTGCTGGCCGACGGGCTCCCCGACGCTCGCCTGGAGACCGTCGCCGGCGGCTCCCACCTGTTCTTCGTCGAGCGGAATGAACTCGTGAACGAACGGCTGCTGTCCTTCCTCGACGATGTCTGA